One window from the genome of Salvia miltiorrhiza cultivar Shanhuang (shh) chromosome 7, IMPLAD_Smil_shh, whole genome shotgun sequence encodes:
- the LOC130993717 gene encoding protein WVD2-like 7 isoform X4, with protein sequence MDDSAKSGARLEVSVSFGRFENDALSWEKWSSFSPNKYLEEVGSLSTPGSVAQKKAYFEAHYKKIAARKAEEMEQDSSISPIIPSPSKEDHSANSSENGAEFDLFSDERLVEEVGVEACATALTNVVIADEEKDDSARSSKEDEEGSCMNGVVASEEETGASVESGSSVVQEPKDEANAGVDNTQVNVSKDALLVVKDSQLILERPRGSKNVLKQSSVVKKENSKLNTRNVAQKVPPMNKEKNSSMTRKKVVTPPAKPLPATTPRHVKPTSIPSPISAPQSLKKKVNNSAPPKMKSSQVGQSKKVAPTSLHMSLSLGPAESLAALPMTRKSLIMESMGDKDIVRRAFKTFQNRTTNGFATDEKPTIVKHASSTACEPKTSSYHTPTKGNEGLRKEPEKRTSQRIQSGTRSNPLPTGLRKNTALDKKSPTTPSPVTGLRSDDKAEKRKEFLKKLGAKSIAREAEKAQHAAKAKVGVENEMRQRPITNR encoded by the exons ATGGATGATTCTGCGAAATCTGGTGCTAGATTAGAAGTTTCGGTTTCATTTGGTAGGTTTGAGAATGATGCACTCTCGTGGGAGAAATGGTCTTCTTTCTCCCCCAACAAGTATTTGGAGGAAGTTGGGAGCTTATCAACACCGGGATCCGTGGCCCAGAAAAAGGCGTATTTCGAAGCTCACTACAAGAAGATTGCAGCTAGAAAAGCTGAGGAGATGGAGCAGGACAGCTCGATTAGCCCTATCATCCCTAGTCCGAGCAAGGAAGATCATAGTGCAAATTCGTCTGAAAATGGGGCTGAATTCGATTTGTTCAGTGATGAGAGATTAGTTGAAGAAGTTGGAGTGGAAGCATGTGCCACTGCTTTGACAAATGTTGTGATTGCAGATGAGGAGAAAGATGATAGTGCTAGATCATCCAAAGAAGATGAGGAAGGATCTTGTATGAATGGTGTGGTTGCTTCAGAGGAGGAGACGGGTGCTTCTGTGGAATCGGGAAGCTCTGTAGTTCAGGAACCTAAGGATGAAGCCAACGCCGGTGTAGATAACACTCAAGTGAATGTCAGTAAAGATGCATTGTTGGTTGTGAAGGATTCTCAACTTATCTTGGAAAGACCTCGAGGAAGTAAAAACGTCTTGAAACAGTCGAGTGTGGTGAAAAaggaaaattcaaaattgaataCGCGGAATGTAGCTCAAAAG GTACCTCCGATGAACAAGGAGAAAAACTCGTCTATGACAAGAAAGAAAGTCGTTACACCTCCAGCCAAACCATTGCCAGCAACCACTCCAAGACACGTGAAGCCAACATCGATCCCCTCACCTATATCTGCCCCCCAATCCTTGAAAAAGAAGGTGAATAATTCAGCACCACCAAAAATGAAGAGTTCTCAGGTTGGACAAAGCAAGAAAGTAGCTCCTACCTCGTTGCACATGTCTCTTAGCTTGGGCCCTGCAGAGTCTCTGGCCGCTCTCCCTATGACTAGGAAGTCTTTGATAATGGAGAGCATGGGGGATAAGGATATTGTGAGGCGAGCTTTCAAGACTTTCCAGAATCGTACCACTAATGGATTCGCCACTGATGAAAAGCCAACTATAGTAAAGCAT GCATCATCTACTGCTTGTGAACCAAAGACGTCCAGTTATCACACTCCTACGAAGGGCAATGAAGG GCTGAGAAAGGAACCTGAAAAGAGAACTAGTCAAAGGATCCAGTCAGGAACGAGATCAAATCCGCTGCCCACTGG ATTGCGTAAAAACACTGCACTGGATAAGAAAAGTCCCACAACTCCCTCACCGGTTACAGGCTTGAGAAGCGATGATAAAGCTGAGA
- the LOC130993717 gene encoding protein WVD2-like 7 isoform X3: MIVAVDRQRPCFSCSCLMDDSAKSGARLEVSVSFGRFENDALSWEKWSSFSPNKYLEEVGSLSTPGSVAQKKAYFEAHYKKIAARKAEEMEQDSSISPIIPSPSKEDHSANSSENGAEFDLFSDERLVEEVGVEACATALTNVVIADEEKDDSARSSKEDEEGSCMNGVVASEEETGASVESGSSVVQEPKDEANAGVDNTQVNVSKDALLVVKDSQLILERPRGSKNVLKQSSVVKKENSKLNTRNVAQKVPPMNKEKNSSMTRKKVVTPPAKPLPATTPRHVKPTSIPSPISAPQSLKKKVNNSAPPKMKSSQVGQSKKVAPTSLHMSLSLGPAESLAALPMTRKSLIMESMGDKDIVRRAFKTFQNRTTNGFATDEKPTIVKHASSTACEPKTSSYHTPTKGNEGLRKEPEKRTSQRIQSGTRSNPLPTGLRKNTALDKKSPTTPSPVTGLRSDDKAEKRKEFLKKLGAKSIAREAEKAQHAAKAKVGVENEMRQRPITNR, encoded by the exons ATGATTGTTGCTGTAGATAGACAGAGAccatgtttttcttgttcttgctTG ATGGATGATTCTGCGAAATCTGGTGCTAGATTAGAAGTTTCGGTTTCATTTGGTAGGTTTGAGAATGATGCACTCTCGTGGGAGAAATGGTCTTCTTTCTCCCCCAACAAGTATTTGGAGGAAGTTGGGAGCTTATCAACACCGGGATCCGTGGCCCAGAAAAAGGCGTATTTCGAAGCTCACTACAAGAAGATTGCAGCTAGAAAAGCTGAGGAGATGGAGCAGGACAGCTCGATTAGCCCTATCATCCCTAGTCCGAGCAAGGAAGATCATAGTGCAAATTCGTCTGAAAATGGGGCTGAATTCGATTTGTTCAGTGATGAGAGATTAGTTGAAGAAGTTGGAGTGGAAGCATGTGCCACTGCTTTGACAAATGTTGTGATTGCAGATGAGGAGAAAGATGATAGTGCTAGATCATCCAAAGAAGATGAGGAAGGATCTTGTATGAATGGTGTGGTTGCTTCAGAGGAGGAGACGGGTGCTTCTGTGGAATCGGGAAGCTCTGTAGTTCAGGAACCTAAGGATGAAGCCAACGCCGGTGTAGATAACACTCAAGTGAATGTCAGTAAAGATGCATTGTTGGTTGTGAAGGATTCTCAACTTATCTTGGAAAGACCTCGAGGAAGTAAAAACGTCTTGAAACAGTCGAGTGTGGTGAAAAaggaaaattcaaaattgaataCGCGGAATGTAGCTCAAAAG GTACCTCCGATGAACAAGGAGAAAAACTCGTCTATGACAAGAAAGAAAGTCGTTACACCTCCAGCCAAACCATTGCCAGCAACCACTCCAAGACACGTGAAGCCAACATCGATCCCCTCACCTATATCTGCCCCCCAATCCTTGAAAAAGAAGGTGAATAATTCAGCACCACCAAAAATGAAGAGTTCTCAGGTTGGACAAAGCAAGAAAGTAGCTCCTACCTCGTTGCACATGTCTCTTAGCTTGGGCCCTGCAGAGTCTCTGGCCGCTCTCCCTATGACTAGGAAGTCTTTGATAATGGAGAGCATGGGGGATAAGGATATTGTGAGGCGAGCTTTCAAGACTTTCCAGAATCGTACCACTAATGGATTCGCCACTGATGAAAAGCCAACTATAGTAAAGCAT GCATCATCTACTGCTTGTGAACCAAAGACGTCCAGTTATCACACTCCTACGAAGGGCAATGAAGG GCTGAGAAAGGAACCTGAAAAGAGAACTAGTCAAAGGATCCAGTCAGGAACGAGATCAAATCCGCTGCCCACTGG ATTGCGTAAAAACACTGCACTGGATAAGAAAAGTCCCACAACTCCCTCACCGGTTACAGGCTTGAGAAGCGATGATAAAGCTGAGA